In one Gossypium hirsutum isolate 1008001.06 chromosome D09, Gossypium_hirsutum_v2.1, whole genome shotgun sequence genomic region, the following are encoded:
- the LOC107892920 gene encoding uncharacterized protein, which produces MKRKVEEDEKNEKIVRNLMKLPSNRRCINCNSQGPQYVCTNFSTFVCATCSGIHREFSHRVKSVSMATFTAEDVAALRECGNEHAKEVYFRQWDSQHQSLPDNRNVEGLRKFIKHVYVDRRYCGEKGTVDRPSIPKRVEREDSFTYRNGVHRMLSSDIFEQRSPERSMNKSNVDGPLTPKRMDREDSFTPRSGLHRILSSEIFEQRSVERSGFSGRSDERDSGSSYGERRNNGNGKESEKHGGHGGLHRMLSSEIFEQRSVEKSGFSGSSDERDSGNGYGERRNIGNVKKSQKHSDRSGLHKMLSSDIYEQRSTERSGFSGASDERDSGNNYGERRNNGNGKESQKHVDRKRISTYFEVVDDRFRDDISETTETYNMQRKLSNQQIALDSSRPREVHSLGDILDRIPTLRLREALKEDGGRPSDSPSSMQRTESTTKPRHTDEHSTKPRNLDSMGNEKHTLGSADSISSDPEPASKQSPKPSSQSISKPASSSSSKNPSTICCPTPRNQSKAASNAKNLDSVVPAAKPMDVQSKEPTTGKLPRTPSSSGVSPATNLSNTSTSSPTSTFLSPRASTVSALSSLTIRKGGTSSGTNQTKQDKDIPHPQCSVFPDTALQSTSSMPSSSLTVQSSQFVPQHIPQASSGVATESLPSAHQLGGKKELQADQGTGPSLMPDSGPLEQKSSGRKEIPQHLFVATHSSAPAQSPGWQALHAHVTGPGLQYSLAPVQSPGWQAVRAHVMGQGLQYSPAPVQSPGWQVLQAHVMGYAVKAPTVCQPANQANTFDLKNANGTHLQSSMSPSVASWHGSRPIDSPSVQWLPQQSSPYGTVLFQSLSSPSGMSSSSYIGQQLPNNPQPASPLNTNQHPGGEFSTPAIHRSSSSFGGNPFA; this is translated from the exons atgaagcgaaaagttgaagaagatgagaagaaTGAGAAAATCGTTCGCAACCTCATGAAGCTTCCAAGCAATCGCCGTTGTATCAACTGCAATAGCCAG GGACCTCAATATGTCTGCACAAATTTTTCGACTTTTGTTTGCGCAACGTGTAGTGGAATACA TCGTGAGTTTTCGCATCGGGTTAAATCAGTATCAATGGCCACATTTACTGCAGAAGATGTTGCAGCCCTTCGTGAATGTGGGAACGAG CATGCAAAGGAAGTATATTTTAGACAATGGGATTCGCAACATCAATCTCTTCCTGATAACCG TAATGTTGAGGGGCTCAGGAAATTCATTAAGCACGTGTATGTGGATAGAAGATATTGTGGTGAGAAGGGTACTGTTGATAGGCCTTCGATTCCTAAGAGG GTTGAAAGGGAAGATTCTTTTACTTATCGTAATGGTGTTCATAGAATGCTTTCTTCGGATATCTTTGAACAACGCAGCCCGGAAAGATCTATGAATAAGAGTAATGTTGACGGGCCTTTAACTCCTAAGAGG ATGGACAGGGAAGATTCTTTTACTCCTCGCAGTGGCCTTCACAGAATACTTTCTTCAGAAATCTTTGAACAACGCAGCGTTGAGAGATCTGGATTTTCTGGAAGAAGTGATGAAAGAGATTCAGGAAGCAGTTATGGGGAAAGAAGAAATAATGGAAATGGTAAAGAATCTGAAAAACATGGTGGTCACGGTGGCCTTCACAGAATGCTTTCTTCTGAAATCTTTGAACAACGCAGTGTTGAGAAATCTGGATTTAGTGGAAGCAGTGATGAAAGAGATTCAGGAAATGGTTATGGTGAAAGGAGAAATATTGGAAATGttaaaaaatctcaaaaacaCAGTGATCGCAGTGGCCTTCATAAAATGCTTTCTTCAGATATCTATGAACAACGCAGCACTGAGAGATCTGGATTTAGTGGAGCAAGTGATGAAAGGGATTCAGGAAACAATTATGGGGAAAGAAGAAATAATGGAAATGGTAAAGAATCTCAAAAGCATGTTGATCGCAAGAGAATTTCTACATACTTCGAGGTGGTGGATGATAGATTTCGTGACGATATATCTGAAACTACAGAGACATACAATATGCAGAGAAAGCTCTCAAATCAGCAAATTGCACTAGATTCATCCAGGCCACGAGAGGTTCATTCTCTTGGGGATATATTAGATAGAATCCCAACTCTGCGACTAAGAGAAGCTCTTAAAGAAGATGGTGGTAGGCCTTCTGATAGTCCTAGTTCTATGCAA AGGACCGAATCTACTACAAAGCCAAGACACACTGATGAACATTCTACTAAACCTAGAAACCTGGATTCTATGGGAAATGAAAAACACACATTAGGAAGCGCAGATAGTATCAGTTCTGACCCTGAGCCAGCTTCAAAACAATCACCAAAACCCAGTAGTCAGTCTATTTCAAAACCAGCAAGTTCATCATCTTCTAAAAATCCTTCGACCATTTGCTGTCCTACTCCGAGAAATCAATCAAAGGCTGCTTCAAATGCAAAAAACCTGGACTCTGTTGTTCCTGCAGCTAAACCTATGGACGTTCAATCAAAGGAACCGACTACGGGTAAGTTGCCTAGGACTCCTAGCAGTAGTGGTGTATCTCCTGCTACAAACCTAAGCAATACATCGACTTCATCCCCTACTTCCACTTTTCTCAGTCCAAGAGCTTCCACAGTGAGTGCCTTATCATCATTGACTATTAGAAAAGGTGGTACCTCTAGCGGCACTAATCAGACGAAACAAGATAAAGACATCCCACATCCTCAGTGCTCTGTATTTCCAGATACTGCCCTTCAATCTACTTCCTCTATGCCCTCAAGCAGTCTAACCGTGCAATCATCTCAATTTGTCCCACAGCATATTCCTCAGGCCAGCTCTGGAGTCGCAACTGAGTCTCTTCCTTCAGCGCATCAGTTGGGTGGGAAAAAGGAATTGCAAGCG GATCAGGGGACTGGTCCTTCACTCATGCCAGATTCTGGTCCTTTAGAGCAGAAATCTAGTGGAAGAAAAGAAATTCCTCAG CACCTTTTTGTAGCAACCCATTCATCAGCTCCTGCACAATCCCCGGGGTGGCAAGCACTTCATGCCCATGTCACGGGGCCTGGCTTGCAGTATTCACTGGCGCCTGTACAATCCCCTGGGTGGCAAGCAGTTCGAGCCCATGTCATGGGCCAAGGCTTGCAGTATTCACCAGCTCCAGTACAATCCCCTGGGTGGCAAGTACTTCAAGCCCATGTCATGGGTTATGCAGTG AAAGCGCCAACAGTGTGTCAACCAGCAAATCAAGCAAACACATTTGATCTTAAGAATGCGAACGGGACACATCTTCAATCCTCAATG TCACCTTCCGTGGCTTCTTGGCATGGATCTCGACCCATTGATTCCCCTTCTGTTCAATGGTTGCCACAGCAGTCGTCACCTTACGGGACAGTACTTTTCCAATCATTATCAAGCCCTTCAGGAATGTCTTCAA GTTCATATATAGGGCAACAATTACCTAACAACCCGCAACCTGCAAG CCCATTAAACACCAATCAGCACCCTGGTGGCGAATTCTCCACCCCTGCAATCCACAGGTCATCTTCTTCTTTTGGAGGGAATCCCTTTGCATAA